The following proteins come from a genomic window of Pichia kudriavzevii chromosome 1, complete sequence:
- a CDS encoding uncharacterized protein (PKUD0A11910; similar to Saccharomyces cerevisiae YBL020W (RFT1); ancestral locus Anc_8.166), with product MSFVQNAATLVVGQLITKLFTFSLNQLLLSYTSPNALGISQLIEFVIDYNLFLSREALRLTIPKLPNDESKRQFVINYSYASIPLLLVFGGPVIYWKIGKIDNEALEFLSPLGINHILLMIFLSLVLELLAEPYYNVNQHIMLDFKTRTRIETTSGFIKCIIQFISTIKITPLMGMQRGDVNSYVLGYLMGQLSSSLSLYVLYLIHFRQLMKPSVVEDSFTESITTKYFKSIFVQQIFKNFLTVGDKFVITSLLNFETQGYYSFISNYGSLIARMLFAPIEESTRITVNTFFKSNKDKRSDFLLFQGCVSNVLKIYVYLLTLLIIFAPLNTNFLLSLVFKNFITDSLVITFKWYWVYLLFLACNGILEALYQSLFASKEMVNKYSAFMLMNSIMFLTTLTVFISKFDLGLQGLIWGNMINMSFRIGYCFYYVIQFIKFKENSLKVHFDVGFASYVPFLTAAGMLTLFQYLYFHGEVQSFRQFIISGVCGIFLVLIAVVAEYQAKKKKSKND from the coding sequence ATGTCATTTGTGCAAAATGCAGCAACTTTAGTTGTTGGTCAGCTAATAACTAAACTCTTTACCTTCTCCTTAAACCAGTTACTTTTATCATATACATCACCCAATGCGTTAGGAATCTCACAACTAATTGAATTTGTGATTGACTATAATCTTTTCTTGTCACGAGAAGCATTAAGATTAACAATTCCCAAGTTGCCGAATGATGAATCAAAGAGACAGTTTGTTATTAATTACTCATATGCCAGTATACCATTGCTTTTGGTGTTTGGGGGACCCGTGATATATTGGAAAATTGGAAAGATTGATAATGAAGCATTGGAATTTCTTTCACCATTGGGTATCAACCATATTCTGCtaatgatatttttatcaTTAGTATTAGAATTATTAGCAGAACCTTACTACAATGTGAATCAGCATATTATGcttgatttcaaaacaagGACAAGAATCGAAACTACATCCGGTTTTATTAAATGTATTATTCAGTTCATATCCACTATCAAAATTACACCTCTTATGGGAATGCAAAGAGGAGATGTAAACTCATATGTCTTAGGCTATTTAATGGGACAATTGAGTTCCTCACTTTCACTTTACGTTTTATATTTGATTCATTTTCGGCAGTTGATGAAGCCTTCTGTTGTGGAAGACTCATTTACTGAAAGTATTACTacaaaatatttcaaatctatATTTGTCCagcaaatattcaaaaactttttgacTGTAGGTGACAAGTTTGTGATTACTTCTCTTTTAAACTTTGAGACTCAAGGATACTACTCGTTTATCTCTAACTACGGATCTTTAATCGCTAGGATGTTATTTGCTCCAATTGAGGAATCAACCAGAATCACTGTGAAtacttttttcaaatccaaTAAAGATAAAAGGTCGGATTTTTTGCTCTTTCAAGGGTGTGTTTCCAATGTATTAAAGATATATGTATATCTTCTAACTCTGTTGATCATTTTTGCTCCGCTGAATACAAATTTCCTATTATCGttagttttcaaaaactttattACGGATTCATTAGTAATAACTTTCAAGTGGTATTGGGTGTACTTGTTATTCTTAGCCTGTAACGGTATATTGGAGGCATTATATCAATCCTTATTCGCTTCAAAGGAAATGGTAAATAAATATTCAGCATTTATGCTGATGAATTCCATCATGTTTTTAACTACATTGACTGTTTTTATCAGTAAATTTGATTTGGGTTTGCAAGGTTTAATCTGGGGAAATATGATAAATATGAGTTTCAGAATAGGATATTGTTTCTATTATGTAAttcaatttatcaaattcaaagagaatTCCTTGAAAGTTCATTTTGATGTTGGATTTGCAAGCTACGTTCCATTTTTGACGGCTGCTGGCATGTTGACCCtatttcaatatctttacTTTCATGGAGAAGTTCAGAGCTTTAGACAATTTATAATATCTGGAGTATGTGGAATTTTTTTGGTCCTTATAGCTGTAGTAGCGGAATACcaggcaaaaaaaaagaaatcaaaaaatgaTTAA
- a CDS encoding uncharacterized protein (PKUD0A11890), producing the protein MKLKVTPLTLSRAKHLLEKKSGTDTALAYASQVLDALLDDVESPFILSDVTSTIISLIKDRKQYKDLILRYEDNLKFMLNLYGVQRVSQITPDYIVYYFDRLIKSLDIENPTADKAEVYVHAYNIVMNRDLSLWAITGKLSYIQTDIVGSLYSIETDLLTFHDQHKIQHLRDIMLYKWEDSSFMNQWQYHLDKCKLIVQGLGSVKEADTGIDDTLCGLSERESYAYWEIRWWLIYAMFLKGEFESVVDQFWALVNEDRNTHGVVGGSIEVLKELDSTIIDGESLIKIVLISLVLSKNNLTINEMLSSGILMDSIYDDPTLKQFKKAMDCFQYPEVLDLLCKLESKIPWCGCLHGSFERIATLLLEKSLLSYLSVVDCVSFGELSYTFDRPKDYIIQLVERLVILLDLPLFIDEEEEIVRFKQNQGNYEMSFIREMGDVVNSELIRVRCLKQESLNSKFKDEDKQMKF; encoded by the coding sequence ATGAAGCTTAAAGTTACACCATTGACACTGTCAAGAGCAAAGCACttgttagaaaaaaaatccgGAACAGATACTGCATTAGCGTATGCTTCACAGGTCCTAGATGCCCTACTTGACGACGTTGAGTCGCCATTCATTCTCAGTGATGTTACATCCACAATAATATCATTGATAAAAGATAGAAAGCAGTATAAAGACTTGATATTAAGATATGAAGACAACTTAAAGTTCATGCTCAACCTCTATGGGGTCCAAAGAGTTTCCCAGATTACGCCTGATTATATTgtttattattttgataGACTGATTAAATCacttgatattgaaaacccCACTGCAGATAAGGCTGAAGTATATGTGCATGCTTATAATATTGTGATGAACAGAGACCTATCATTATGGGCAATTACAGGGAAATTGAGCTACATACAAACCGATATTGTTGGCTCCTTATATTCTATTGAAACAGATTTGCTAACTTTCCATGATCAACACAAGATACAACACCTAAGAGACATTATGTTATATAAATGGGAGGATTCCTCCTTCATGAATCAGTGGCAGTATCATCTAGACAAGTGCAAGCTGATAGTCCAGGGATTGGGATCGGTTAAAGAGGCGGATACAGGTATCGATGACACCTTATGTGGACTCTCAGAAAGAGAATCGTATGCATATTGGGAGATTAGGTGGTGGCTAATATATGCTATGTTTTTAAAGGGAGAGTTTGAATCGGTTGTGGATCAATTCTGGGCACTAGTAAATGAAGATCGAAACACACATGGTGTGGTTGGCGGTTCAATAGAGGTGCTGAAAGAATTAGACTCTACAATCATTGATGGGGAATCTTTGATAAAGATTGTCCTTATATCCTTAGTATTGTCGAAAAATAATTTGACCATAAACGAAATGTTAAGTTCAGGAATATTGATGGACAGTATCTATGATGATCCTACACTTAAGCAGTTTAAAAAGGCGATGGATTGTTTCCAATATCCAGAGGTATTGGATCTGCTTTGCAAGTTAGAGTCTAAAATTCCATGGTGTGGTTGTTTGCATGGAAGTTTTGAGAGGATAGCCACGCTATTACTGGAAAAATCATTGTTATCATATTTATCTGTCGTGGATTGCGTATCATTCGGTGAATTGTCTTATACCTTCGATCGCCCTAAAGATTATATCATACAATTAGTAGAACGTCTTGTAATTTTATTGGACCTTCCTTTATTTATagatgaggaggaagagaTTGTTAGGTTTAAGCAGAATCAAGGGAATTATGAAATGTCGTTCATTCGGGAAATGGGTGATGTAGTGAATAGTGAACTCATACGAGTTAGATGTTTAAAGCAAGAGTCCCTCAACagcaaattcaaagatgaagacaagcaaatgaagttttga
- a CDS encoding uncharacterized protein (PKUD0A11950; similar to Saccharomyces cerevisiae YER086W (ILV1); ancestral locus Anc_7.367), protein MSTTTVLRPSVVYAKHALRFNSTATTGFLEKFPTLSKSDLNEDGTPDYTKLILTSRVYDALDETPSTPAPLLSKKTNSNVFLKREDLTPVFSFKLRGAYNMIANLSKEEKSKGVIACSAGNHAQGVAYSAKKLGINATIVMPLATPSIKFQNVSRMGARVVLYGDDFDSAKAECDRMSAEFGFTNIPPFDHPLVIAGQGTIALELLRQIKSNRMSAVFVGIGGGGIIAGIGAYIKRFAPHVKVIGVETFDADAMYQSLQKGERVKLEKVGLFADGTAVKLVGEETFRVCKEFGIDEIVHVNTDEISAAIKDVFEDTRSILEPSGAMTVAGMKRYIANHPEIDHSDKTYVPVLSGANMNFDRLRFVSERAVLGEGKEVFLGVQIPNVPGSFRKLQSIIHPRSVTEFSYRAPNDSTMGDIYTSFSVQDKDKELKDVLEKIEKLGFKAYDLTDNEMAKSHGRYLVGGKNNLREKITHFEFPERPGALDSFLDLLNSDWNLTLFHYRNHGDDIGKVLTGIDVAEGDEDRFQEFLNKLGYKYTDETNNEVFKLFLKD, encoded by the coding sequence ATGTCTACAACGACTGTACTGCGTCCCAGTGTTGTCTATGCTAAACATGCACTAAGGTTCAACTCTACGGCCACCACTGgatttttggaaaaattcCCCACTTTATCTAAATCAGACTTAAATGAAGACGGTACTCCGGATTACACCAAATTGATCTTGACTTCAAGGGTCTATGACGCTTTGGATGAGACTCCCAGCACTCCTGCACCATTGTTATCGAAGAAGACAAACTCAAATGTTTTCTTAAAACGTGAAGACTTGACTCCTGTTTTCTCCTTCAAATTAAGAGGTGCTTACAATATGATTGCAAATTTGtcaaaggaggagaaaTCAAAGGGTGTTATTGCATGTTCGGCCGGTAACCACGCACAGGGTGTGGCTTATTCTGCGAAAAAACTAGGTATCAATGCCACCATTGTGATGCCATTGGCTACCCCTTCAATTAAATTCCAAAACGTATCAAGAATGGGAGCCAGGGTCGTCTTATACGGGGACGACTTTGACAGTGCTAAGGCCGAGTGTGATAGAATGTCTGCTGAGTTTGGATTCACCAACATTCCTCCCTTTGATCACCCATTAGTCATTGCGGGTCAAGGTACAATTGCTTTGGAATTGTTACGTCAAATAAAGTCGAATAGAATGTCTGCAGTCTTTGTCGGTATTGGCGGTGGTGGTATCATTGCAGGTATTGGCGCCTACATTAAAAGATTTGCCCCACATGTTAAAGTCATTGGTGTTGAAACCTTCGATGCTGATGCTATGTACCAATCTTTACAAAAGGGTGAACGAGTCAAACTTGAAAAGGTGGGATTGTTTGCCGATGGTACCGCTGTCAAACTGGTTGGCGAGGAAACTTTCAGAGTTTGCAAGGAATTCggtattgatgaaatcgtTCATGTTAACACTGATGAAATTAGCGCTGCTATAAAGGATGTCTTTGAAGATACTAGATCTATACTTGAGCCTTCTGGCGCAATGACTGTGGCGGGAATGAAACGTTATATTGCAAACCATCCTGAGATTGACCACTCGGACAAAACCTATGTTCCTGTGTTGTCTGGTGCAAACATGAATTTCGATCGTCTCAGATTTGTATCAGAGCGTGCGGTTTTAGGTGAAGGTAAGGAAGTATTCCTTGGTGTCCAAATTCCAAATGTTCCTGGTAGCTTTAGAAAATTACAATCAATTATCCATCCAAGATCAGTTACTGAGTTTTCTTACCGTGCACCAAATGATTCTACAATGGGTGATATCTACACTTCCTTTAGCGTTCAAGATAAGGACAAGGAATTGAAGGATGTGTTGGAGAAAATCGAAAAACTTGGTTTCAAAGCTTATGATTTGACAGATAATGAAATGGCCAAGTCCCACGGTAGATATTTAGTTGGTGGTAAGAATAATTTGAGAGAGAAAATAACCCATTTCGAATTCCCTGAAAGACCTGGTGCCTTAGACTCTTTCTTAGACTTGTTGAATTCAGATTGGAATTTAACTTTATTCCATTACCGTAATCACGGTGATGATATCGGTAAGGTTCTCACCGGTATTGATGTTGCTGAAGGTGATGAAGACAGATTCCAAgaatttttgaacaaattaGGGTACAAGTATACAGATGAAACCAATAAcgaagttttcaaattattccTTAAAGATTAA
- a CDS encoding uncharacterized protein (PKUD0A11940; similar to Saccharomyces cerevisiae YNR018W (RCF2); ancestral locus Anc_6.314) has protein sequence MKLVSEEEIRAHTRTTLMGGIKGMALGTAMSLGIYALAPRYYPRLFSLPWSIRTAVFIIPPVFTASVNAELCSNEFDYDMYSSEASQKRILAEHRRWEALSPTEKIVETLSAKKYAIITGLWGASMWGSWVYVNRDPLLTKTQKFVTARMYAQFLTVGLLLASIGLSMYEENLNKKNKKVTHKAEDEALEEALSQQN, from the coding sequence atgaAGTTAGTCagtgaggaagaaattAGAGCACACACAAGAACTACTCTGATGGGTGGTATCAAGGGTATGGCATTAGGTACTGCCATGTCACTGGGTATCTATGCTTTGGCTCCAAGATACTATCCAAGACTGTTTTCTTTGCCATGGTCCATCAGAACTGCAGTCTTTATTATTCCACCAGTGTTCACCGCTTCCGTCAATGCAGAACTATGCTCCAATGAGTTTGACTATGACATGTATTCCTCAGAAGCTTCTCAGAAACGTATTTTGGCAGAGCACCGTCGTTGGGAGGCGTTATCTCCAACTGAGAAGATTGTCGAAACGCTATCTGCCAAGAAGTATGCAATCATCACTGGTTTATGGGGTGCTTCCATGTGGGGATCCTGGGTTTACGTCAACAGGGATCCTCTGTTAACAAAGACACAGAAGTTCGTCACTGCTAGAATGTACGCTCAATTTCTAACTGTTGGTTTGCTTCTCGCCTCTATTGGTTTGAGCATGTACGAAGAAAACctgaacaagaagaacaaaaaggTCACCCACAAGGCCGAAGATGAGGCATTGGAGGAAGCTTTGTCTCAACAAAACTAA
- a CDS encoding uncharacterized protein (PKUD0A11900; similar to Saccharomyces cerevisiae YER078C (ICP55); ancestral locus Anc_7.268) encodes MYRVLKRSYATTFRAGQPIFETRPHLIKPGDLTPGISALEYYHRRVKLAEKIPRGSLAILPGSSVKYASGSVFYPFQQNTDFYYLTGWNEPDSVCIIERPENADDPADHVFHMAVPDSDPAAEQWEGERTGVQGAQDIFNADISVSNHNFPSHLDKLLRKYTNIYYDIGGANSASGKAVNFFERMFPSTVSMPDKRQDRADIEEILRNHKKQGFNVKSLTPLIADLRVIKSNAELKIMRLAGKISGRAFNQAYAKRFQTEKGLHSFLEYKFISGGCDKSAYVPVVAGGEHALCIHYVRNDDIFKDGDMVLVDAAGNLGGYCADISRTWPVTGKFTPAQAELYEALLNVQRRIIRECTVEKGNSLNSLHNLSVDLLTEELRNAGFQDLQSWEVAKHLYPHYIGHNLGLDVHDCPLYPRTSNIRKGQVVTVEPGVYVPDDERWPAQYRGIGIRIEDDVAVGEDINVVLTAEAAKEIVDIENIAANGITSPLEEEVVDIYSL; translated from the coding sequence ATGTACCGTGTTCTAAAAAGGTCATATGCGACTACCTTCCGAGCAGGTCAACCGATTTTTGAAACTCGTCCACACCTGATCAAACCTGGAGACTTGACTCCCGGTATTTCAGCATTGGAGTATTATCACCGTCGTGTGAAACTTGCCGAAAAAATACCTAGAGGTTCATTGGCTATTTTGCCAGGCTCTTCTGTCAAATATGCCTCTGGCTCAGTGTTTTATCCTTTCCAGCAAAATACAGATTTTTACTATTTAACTGGCTGGAATGAACCTGATTCGGTTTGTATTATTGAAAGGCCAGAGAATGCTGATGATCCTGCCGATCATGTCTTCCATATGGCAGTTCCAGACTCGGACCCAGCTGCAGAACAATGGGAAGGAGAGAGAACAGGTGTACAAGGAGCCCAAGATATCTTCAACGCTGACATAAGTGTCAGTAATCATAACTTTCCTTCTCACCTAGATAAATTGCTTAGAAAATACACAAACATTTATTATGACATTGGAGGTGCAAATAGTGCTAGCGGTAAAGCAgtcaatttttttgaaagaatgtTCCcttcaacagtttcaatGCCTGACAAGAGACAAGACAGGGCAgatattgaagagattTTACGTAATCATAAGAAACAAGGCTTTAATGTTAAATCTCTCACCCCTCTCATAGCAGACCTGCGTGTCATCAAATCAAACGCAGAGTTGAAAATCATGAGATTAGCCGGTAAAATATCAGGTCGGGCATTCAATCAAGCTTATGCTAAAAGATTCCAAACCGAAAAAGGCTTACACTCTTTTCTTGAATATAAATTTATTAGTGGTGGATGTGATAAATCCGCTTATGTTCCTGTTGTCGCAGGTGGTGAACATGCACTATGCATCCACTATGTCAGAAATGAtgatatcttcaaagacGGTGATATGGTTTTAGTTGATGCTGCCGGTAATCTCGGTGGATACTGTGCAGATATTTCTCGTACTTGGCCCGTAACTGGTAAATTTACTCCTGCTCAAGCAGAGTTATATGAGGCCCTTCTCAATGTTCAGAGAAGAATCATTCGGGAGTGTACTGTGGAAAAGGGAAATAGTTTAAACAGTTTACATAATTTAAGTGTTGACTTATTAACCGAGGAGCTACGGAATGCAGGTTTCCAAGACCTGCAAAGCTGGGAAGTCGCTAAACATCTTTACCCTCATTACATTGGACATAACCTTGGGTTAGATGTTCATGATTGTCCATTGTATCCTCGTACTTCAAATATAAGGAAAGGTCAGGTTGTCACTGTTGAACCAGGTGTGTATGTCCCTGATGATGAACGTTGGCCTGCTCAATACCGTGGAATTGGCATTCGTATTGAGGACGATGTAGCAGTTGGTGAAGACATTAACGTGGTCTTGACTGCAGAAGCTGCTAAGGAAATTGtcgatattgaaaacattgcTGCGAATGGAATCACATCACCTTtagaggaagaagttgtAGATATTTATAGCTTATAG
- a CDS encoding uncharacterized protein (PKUD0A11930; similar to Saccharomyces cerevisiae YKL046C (DCW1); ancestral locus Anc_2.570): MKLGLISTLLVTLFSYNVKAIDLDVTSDDSIDSACALIASGLMDYYWGKDYGGTIGMFTHPYYWWEAGGAFGSMIDYWYYFDNDTYNDVVIQSLLYQRGDDNNFMPLNQTTTEGNDDQVFWGIAAIQAAERNFTNPGSQYPSWFELATATFNTMKNRWDEGSCGGGLRWQIFPWNNGYDYKNTVSNAGLFHLGARLLRYTGNESYYHDWCDRTYDWMVDIGFINETKWAAYDGANIESNCQNRTPYLWTYNYALIISGCAYMYNYTGEQKWHDRVMGFVQGTKIFFDEHGVMYESACMRVHTCKTDQRSFRAYFARMLALTAVLVPDSYDEIYSRLETSAKAVAQSCVGGYDHHTCGMNWSYPGWDQYYGLGEQMSSLEVVQSLMIKEKRRLLTLQDGATSDGFPDFGNSTALPTQKALDLNRGDTAGAAIITVVILIPTILLGYYVIV, from the coding sequence ATGAAGCTAGGTTTGATATCGACGTTGTTGGTCacattattttcatatAATGTCAAGGCTATTGATTTGGATGTTACTTCAGACGATTCAATAGATAGTGCGTGTGCCTTGATTGCATCTGGGTTGATGGATTACTACTGGGGTAAAGATTATGGTGGAACAATTGGTATGTTTACCCATCCGTACTATTGGTGGGAAGCCGGAGGAGCATTTGGATCTATGATTGATTATTGGTATTATTTTGACAATGATACATATAACGATGTCGTTATCCAATCATTACTATACCAAAGAGGAGATGATAATAATTTTATGCCCTTGAATCAAACAACAACCGAAGGTAACGATGATCAAGTTTTCTGGGGGATTGCTGCAATTCAGGCGGCCGAAAGAAACTTTACAAATCCAGGCTCCCAATATCCTTCATGGTTTGAGCTAGCAACTGCAACTTTCAACacaatgaaaaatagaTGGGATGAAGGATCATGTGGAGGGGGGTTAAGATGGCAAATTTTCCCCTGGAATAATGGTTACGACTATAAAAATACTGTTTCGAATGCCGGTTTATTTCATCTAGGTGCAAGATTATTAAGATATACAGGAAATGAGTCCTATTACCATGATTGGTGTGACAGAACATATGATTGGATGGTTGATATTGGatttatcaatgaaacCAAATGGGCAGCATATGATGGTGCAAATATTGAATCAAACTGTCAAAATAGAACACCGTACCTGTGGACTTACAATTATGCGTTGATTATAAGTGGTTGTGCTTATATGTACAATTACACAGGTGAACAAAAATGGCATGATAGAGTCATGGGTTTTGTACAAGGAACTAAAATCTTCTTTGACGAGCACGGTGTGATGTATGAGAGTGCGTGTATGAGAGTGCATACATGTAAGACAGATCAGAGATCATTCAGAGCTTATTTTGCTAGGATGTTGGCGTTAACTGCGGTATTAGTACCGGATAGTTACGATGAGATATACTCCAGATTAGAAACATCAGCCAAGGCGGTTGCACAATCGTGTGTTGGTGGTTACGATCACCATACTTGTGGAATGAACTGGTCTTATCCTGGATGGGACCAATATTATGGGTTGGGTGAGCAGATGTCATCGCTAGAAGTTGTACAAAGTTTGATGATTAAAGAGAAACGGAGATTACTAACGTTACAAGACGGTGCAACAAGTGATGGGTTCCCTGATTTCGGTAATTCAACAGCATTGCCAACACAGAAGGCATTAGATTTAAATAGGGGTGATACAGCAGGTGCGGCAATCATTACAGTTGTTATTTTGATACCAACCATTTTGCTTGGTTATTATGTTATTGTGTAA
- a CDS encoding uncharacterized protein (PKUD0A11920; similar to Saccharomyces cerevisiae YBL021C (HAP3); ancestral locus Anc_8.167) produces MNPEFELREQDRWLPIANVARLMKNTLPASSKVSKDAKECMQECVSEFISFVTSEASDRCMTEKRKTINGEDILVALYTLGFENYAEVLKIYLAKYRHQQTLKQEKGEVRSKKKKQPKVNEEQPVKDTVDEVEVQQSLSDNEEQVYQHPMDEESVVVINNNTDIKHVTPHTHVDKLRSDEVDKSAYDAEYVSQLYEQNYTDLPLTMGNPDYHGVGASGSILTKSESVMEKVAVGPDVHLGNHATLDQINSQLNKSEEESSQLRNTSRIQKDTNRNSSFASNEARNSEFTVTKTPANTGTSDLLLLNDNVTDITEREEIVGLTNGHSGMYGFD; encoded by the coding sequence ATGAATCCCGAATTTGAGTTACGTGAACAAGACAGATGGTTGCCGATTGCTAATGTTGCACGgctgatgaagaatacGCTCCCCGCATCGTCTAAGGTGAGTAAAGATGCCAAAGAGTGTATGCAAGAATGCGTTTCCGAGTTTATATCGTTTGTTACATCGGAAGCAAGCGATAGATGTATGAcagagaaaagaaagactATTAACGGGGAGGATATCTTGGTTGCGTTGTATACTCTTGGATTTGAGAACTATGCCgaggttttgaaaatttatcTTGCCAAGTACAGGCACCAGCAAACATTAAAGCAAGAGAAAGGTGAGGTTcgttcaaagaagaaaaaacagcCTAAGGTGAATGAGGAACAGCCGGTGAAAGATACCGTAGATGAAGTAGAAGTACAACAAAGTTTAAGTGACAATGAGGAGCAAGTGTATCAACATCCAATGGATGAAGAATCGGTCGTTGTGATAAACAATAACACGGATATAAAACATGTAACACCGCATACACATGTTGATAAGTTACGGTCCGACGAAGTCGACAAAAGTGCATATGATGCAGAATATGTTTCACAACTATATGAACAAAACTACACTGATCTACCACTAACTATGGGAAACCCAGATTACCATGGTGTTGGCGCAAGTGGAAGCATCTTAACTAAGTCAGAGAGTGTTATGGAGAAAGTGGCTGTAGGACCCGATGTCCACTTAGGCAATCATGCAACActtgatcaaataaatTCACAATTAAACAAATCCGAGGAAGAAAGTTCACAATTAAGAAACACAAGTAGGATACAGAAGGATACCAATAGAAATTCTAGCTTTGCATCCAACGAGGCTAGAAATTCTGAATTTACTGTTACAAAAACCCCTGCTAATACCGGCACAAGTGATTTACTTCTGTTAAACGACAACGTGACGGATATTACAGAACGAGAAGAAATTGTCGGGTTGACAAACGGACATAGTGGAATGTATGGGTTTGATTGA